The following coding sequences are from one Rhinoraja longicauda isolate Sanriku21f chromosome 7, sRhiLon1.1, whole genome shotgun sequence window:
- the tex26 gene encoding testis-expressed protein 26: MDLCLVSYVKEAPVTGDQNADDQSNCNPKLLQSAPGGWNDMAAEKKSKSPCKPCPVENEKKHKKCKKKKKAHRRKNKNDPCLEGSSTVDPYETTFMREFAYRPGSAAEPMRPKSTHGYTYPYQLHEPIGGTSYTDDYAWKLLNSQQGRPSRKPEPHPCDVLWLWKQLKKNPETFPRVSAYFPHPMSAEEMCRIRVHQYDTVYRQDYQGLQQEYKIKCPPCVPINRVGEPCPPRTIHQYHYPPWKQKPELAICTSRYGSNKQWDTAARGIVPRLTHAHMKNQENSKQKTTYDEEYGNPDVHFTNIIKSLEPKEVKKYLESLPNKERDLLLHLLNGLTRK; this comes from the exons ATGGATCTGTGCCTTGTATCGTATGTGAAGGAAGCCCCAGTTACCGGTGACCAG AATGCTGATGACCAAAGTAACTGTAATCCCAAGCTTCTCCAAAGTGCTCCGGGAGGATGGAATGACATGGCGGCAGAGAAGAAAAGCAAGTCACCGTGCAAACCTTGTCcagttgaaaatgaaaaaaagcaTAAAAagtgtaaaaagaaaaaaaaggcacACAGGAGAAAAAATAAGAATGACCCTTGTTTGG AAGGGTCGTCGACCGTTGATCCTTATGAAACGACGTTCATGCGGGAGTTTGCTTACCGCCCAGGCTCGGCTGCTGAACCTATGCG CCCAAAATCTACCCATGGATACACTTACCCATATCAGCTCCATGAGCCTATTGGCGGCACTTCGTACACAGATGACTACGCCTGGAAGTTGCTGAACAGTCAGCAAGGCCGACCGTCCAGGAAGCCTGAACCACATCCGTGTGAC GTCTTGTGGCTGTGGAAACagctcaagaaaaatccggagacATTCCCAAGAGTCAGCGCTTATTTCCCTCATCCCATGTCCGCTGAGGAGATGTGCAGAATAAGAGTACATCAGTATGACACCGTATATCGGCAGGATTACCAGGGGTTGCAACAAG AGTACAAGATCAAATGCCCGCCCTGTGTGCCCATCAACAGGGTGGGGGAGCCTTGCCCTCCCCGCACAATCCACCAATACCACTATCCGCCATGGAAACAGAAGCCCGAGCTGGCCATCTGTACATCGCGATACGGCAGCAATAAGCAATGGGATACAGCCGCAAGAGGAATAG TACCCAGGTTGACACATGCACATATGAAGAACCAGGAGAACAGCAAGCAGAAGACCACATATGACGAAGAATATGGAAACCCTGATGTGCATTTTACCAACATAATAAAGTCTCTTGAACCAAAAGAAGTTAAAAAATACTTGGAGTCACTTCCAAACAAAG AGCGGGACCTATTGTTGCATCTGTTAAATGGTCTCACCAGGAAGTGA